Proteins from a genomic interval of Euleptes europaea isolate rEulEur1 chromosome 18, rEulEur1.hap1, whole genome shotgun sequence:
- the LOC130490507 gene encoding vomeronasal type-2 receptor 26-like has product MGYHISNSYFDAIRIYHATMELLYTMSRFVPNYKCDSEDSLIAVIGGLEFETSFYMATLLSIYRIPQLAYSSASEMNDKFSSLSIYHMVPNEAHQYKGILDLILHFGWTWIGIIVVDDEHGERFLRTMLPLFSENGICLAFKEVFLQATTIDYYMNLVGDAQKIFDVVINSKASALIFSGDAESISYLRWLVRLTDSEDPKMKRKVYIMTAQMDFSTNFYQRAWDVQVLHGMISFTFHTSEPPGFHQFLQSRKPLLAKGDSFIKVFWEQAFLCHFSDSLLEKEFDKNCTGEEELESLPGDVFEMSMSGHSYSVYNAVYAVAHALHAMYSSLYKHQAMLGGKTWRYLNHQSWQIHHYLRRVTFNNSAGDEVSLDTDGEIKTGYDIMNWVTFPNQSFGRVKVGRMDPHSQMVAINDDAITWPSWFKQTKPLSVCSESCQPGQSKKMKEGEPFCCYECIPCPKGKISTQKDMNDCVSCREDLYPNMGQYQCISKYITYLSYEDPLGHTLAICALFFSFNTILVLGIYMKNHNTPIVKANNWSITYTLLISLLFCFLSSLLFIGRPEKMTCLLQHTAFGIIFSVSVSCVLAKTITVVLAFMATKPGSRMRKWVGSKLANCLVLSCSLIQTGICTVWLATCPPFPEMDKHSMSEEIILKCNEGSATLFYCVLCYLGFLAIVSFTVAFLARHLPDTFNEAKLITFSMLVFCSVWLSFVPTYLSTKGKYMVAVEIFSILASSSGLLVCIFFPKCYIIIVRPELNNREQLMNRKGK; this is encoded by the exons ATGGGCTACCACATCTCTAACAGCTACTTTGATGCAATACGTATCTATCATGCCACAATGGAACTTCTGTACACAATGAGCAGATTTGTCCCCAACTACAAGTGTGACAGTGAGGACAGCCTGATAGCAGTCATAGGTGGACTTGAATTTGAAACTTCCTTCTACATGGCAACTCTTTTAAGCATCTACAGAATCCCACAG CTTGCCTACAGCTCTGCTTCAGAAATGAACGATAAATTTTCAAGCCTTTCCATCTATCATATGGTCCCAAATGAAGCCCATCAATACAAGGGGATTCTTGACTTAATTCTGCATTTTGGGTGGACATGGATTGGGATCATTGTTGTAGATGATGAACATGGAGAAAGATTTCTGCGAACCATGCTTCCTCTGTTTTCTGAGAACGGCATTTGTTTGGCATtcaaggaagtattccttcaagCCACTACGATAGATTATTATATGAACCTGGTGGGGGATGCACAGAAAATATTTGATGTTGTAATTAACAGTAAAGCCAGTGCACTCATTTTTTCTGGCGATGCGGAGTCTATCTCATATCTGAGATGGTTAGTAAGACTTACAGATTCTGAAGACCCgaagatgaaaagaaaagtgtATATCATGACAGCTCAGATGGACTTCTCAACAAATTTTTATCAAAGGGCCTGGGACGTACAAGTCCTTCATGGTATGATATCCTTTACATTTCATACAAGTGAACCGCCAGGATTCCACCAGTTTCTTCAAAGCAGAAAGCCTCTTCTGGCTAAAGGAGATAGCTTCATTAAGGTCTTCTGGGAGCAGGCATTCCTCTGTCACTTCTCAGACTCGCTGCTGGAGAAGGAGTTTGATAAAAATTGCACTGGGGAGGAGGAGCTTGAGAGCCTTCCCGGAGATGTTTTTGAAATGAGCATGTCTGGCCACAGCTACAGTGTGTACAATGCTGTTTATGCTGTGGCACATGCTTTACATGCCATGTATTCATCCCTTTACAAACACCAAGCAATGCTGGGTGGAAAGACATGGAGATATTTGAATCATCAGTCATGGCAG ATCCATCACTATCTGAGAAGAGTCACATTTAATAACAGTGCTGGAGATGAGGTTTCCCTTGATACTGATGGAGAAATAAAAACAGGATACGATATTATGAACTGGGTCACTTTCCCAAACCAGTCCTTTGGTAGAGTGAAAGTTGGGAGGATGGATCCTCATAGCCAAATGGTTGCCATTAACGATGATGCTATCACTTGGCCTAGTTGGTTTAAGCAG ACAAAACCTCTTTCCGTATGCAGTGAGAGCTGCCAGCCTGGTCAAAGCAAGAAAATGAAGGAGGGTgagccattttgctgctatgaGTGCATCCCATGTCCCAAAGGGAAGATTTCTACTCAGAAAG ACATGAATGACTGTGTCTCTTGCAGAGAAGATCTCTATCCAAACATGGGACAATACCAATGCATTTCTAAATACATAACTTACTTGTCTTATGAAGACCCACTGGGGCACACTTTAGCAATTTgtgcccttttcttttctttcaacaCAATTTTGGTGCTAGGAATATACATGAAGAATCACAACACTCCCATTGTTAAAGCCAACAACTGGAGCATTACCTACACACTCCTCATCTCCCTCCTGTTCTGCTTCCTTTCCTCTTTGTTATTCATTGGTCGACCTGAGAAGATGACATGTCTCCTACAGCATACGGCTTTTGGAATCATCTTCTCTGTGTCTGTTTCCTGTgtgttggccaaaaccatcactgtggttctAGCCTTTATGGCCACCAAACCAGGAAGCAGGATGAGGAAATGGGTGGGAAGCAAACTGGCCAACTGCCTTGTTCTCTCCTGCTCCCTCATACAAACAGGCATTTGCACTGTTTGGCTTGCCACCTGTCCCCCCTTTCCAGAGATGGATAAGCATTCAATGTCTGAAGAAATTATACTGAAATGTAATGAGGGATCTGCAACTCTGTTTTACTGTGTCTTATGCTACTTGGGCTTCCTGGCGATTGTCAGTTTCACGGTGGCTTTCCTAGCAAGGCACTTGCCTGACAccttcaatgaagccaagctgattactttcagcatgttggtgttctgTAGTGTTTGGTTATCTTTTGTGCCAACCTATCTGAGTACAaaggggaaatacatggttgctgtggagatcttctctatcttagcCTCCAGTTCTGGACTGCTGGTTTGCATCTTCTTCCCAAAATGCTATATTATTATTGTGAGGCCTGAATTGAACAACAGAGAACAGCTAATGAACCGAAaaggtaaataa